A genomic segment from Nicotiana sylvestris chromosome 1, ASM39365v2, whole genome shotgun sequence encodes:
- the LOC104247730 gene encoding UDP-glucuronate 4-epimerase 3 — translation MSQMKHIDNIPSTPGKFKMEKSPYNRLRVHFSLAKLTFWSFVFLGLIFVFFYRSPASSSPVSSDLSRRSLRTSSYGGPAWEKRIKASAKVRSRNGISVLVTGAAGFVGTHVSVALKRRGDGVLGLDNFNDYYDPSLKRARQALLERTGVYIVEGDINDATLLKKLFDIVPFTHVMHLAAQAGVRYAMENPGSYVHSNIAGLVNVLEICKSVNPQPAIVWASSSSVYGLNTKVPFSERDRTDQPASLYAATKKAGEEIAHTYNHIYGLSLTGLRFFTVYGPWGRPDMAYFFFTRDILKGKSIPIFEAANHGTVARDFTYVDDIVKGCLAALDTAEKSTGSGGKKKGPAQLRVFNLGNTSPVPVSDLVSILERLLKVKAKRLVMKLPRNGDVQFTHANISSAQRELGYKPSTDLQTGLKKFVRWYLNYYGNGKKSAQ, via the coding sequence CCTTAGCCAAGCttacattttggtcatttgtatTCTTGGGTTTGATCTTTGTGTTCTTCTATAGATCACCAGCTTCTTCATCCCCTGTTTCTTCAGATCTCTCTAGAAGATCTCTCAGAACCAGCTCCTACGGTGGTCCAGCTTGGGAAAAAAGGATTAAGGCTTCAGCTAAAGTAAGGTCACGTAATGGTATTTCTGTCTTGGTTACTGGTGCTGCTGGTTTTGTAGGAACTCATGTCTCTGTTGCCCTTAAACGCCGAGGAGATGGCGTTTTGGGTCTGGATAATTTCAATGATTACTATGATCCCTCGCTCAAGAGAGCGCGTCAAGCGCTCTTAGAACGAACGGGTGTGTACATTGTTGAGGGTGACATCAATGATGCCACCCTTTTGAAGAAACTGTTTGATATTGTTCCATTTACTCATGTAATGCATTTGGCTGCACAAGCAGGTGTACGTTATGCCATGGAAAATCCTGGCTCATATGTTCATAGTAATATTGCTGGTCTTGTTAATGTACTTGAAATTTGCAAAAGTGTCAATCCTCAACCTGCTATTGTATGGGCATCTTCTAGTTCTGTATATGGATTGAATACTAAGGTACCCTTTTCAGAGAGGGATAGGACAGATCAGCCTGCTAGTCTTTATGCTGCTACTAAAAAGGCTGGTGAAGAAATTGCTCATACCTATAATCATATATATGGGCTTTCATTAACTGGATTGAGATTTTTCACCGTTTACGGACCATGGGGTAGGCCAGACATGGCTTACTTCTTTTTCACAAGGGATATCTTGAAGGGAAAGTCGATTCCCATATTCGAGGCAGCTAACCATGGCACGGTAGCTAGGGATTTTACCTACGTAGATGATATAGTGAAGGGTTGTTTGGCAGCATTGGATACTGCGGAGAAGAGCACTGGAAGTGGTGGGAAGAAGAAAGGCCCTGCTCAATTGCGGGTGTTTAATTTGGGGAACACATCCCCTGTCCCGGTTTCTGATCTTGTCAGCATTTTGGAGAGGTTGCTAAAGGTGAAGGCTAAGAGATTGGTGATGAAGTTGCCAAGGAATGGGGATGTGCAGTTTACTCATGCGAATATAAGTTCGGCCCAGAGGGAGCTTGGATATAAGCCTAGTACCGATCTGCAGACGGGATTGAAGAAATTTGTTCGATGGTACCTCAATTACTATGGTAATGGAAAGAAGAGTGCCCAGTGA